The DNA sequence ATGGACCAGCCCGACCGATGGTAAAGGGCGAACGGCTGTAACGAGTGGTCTTGAAGGGGCATGGACGACACATCCCACAAAATGGGACAATGGCTATTTTGAAATGCTCTTCAACCATGAATGGGAACTGAAAAAGAGTCCGGCCGGGGCACAGCAATGGCAGCCTGTTGACATTGCCGAAGAAGATATGCCGGTAGATGTCGAAGACATGACCACAAGAACAAGCCCTATCATGACAGATGCCGATATGGCCATGAAGATAGACCCAATTTACAAGGAGATTTCTTTGCGGTTCAAAAACGATTTTGATGCCTTTTCAGATGCCTTTGCCCGCGCATGGTTTAAATTGACCCATAGAGACATGGGTCCAAAGGCACGCTATTTTGGTCCTGATGTGCCGAAAGAAGATTTGATTTGGCAAGATCCCGTACCTGCCGGTAAAAAAGATTACGATGCAGCGGCAGTAAAGGCTAAAATAGAAGCTACGGACCTTACGGTTTCTGAATTGGTATCCACGGCCTGGGACAGTGCCCGAACCTTTAGGGGCTCTGATATGCGCGGCGGAGCCAATGGTGCCCGAATCAGATTGGCGCCTCAGAACACCTATGAGGCCAATGAACCTGAACGATTGAACAAAGTACTTGGCGTTTTAGAACCCATTGCTGCTGAATTTGGTATCAGCGTGGCTGATGTTATCGTATTGGCTGGTAATGTCGGTGTAGAAAAAGCTGCAAAAGCTGCGGGCTATACGATTGAGGTGCCGTTTGCGCCTGGTCGTGGCGATGCGACAGCTGAACAGACAGACGCAGCTTCTTTTGAGGTGTTGCTTCCGTTCGCAGATGGCTTTAGAAACTATCAAAAGCAAGAATACGCTTCGAGTCCTGAAGAGATGTTGTTAGATCGAAGCCAGTTGTTGGGTCTGACGGCTGTAGAAATGACCGTGTTGATCGGTGGCATGCGTGTAATGGGCACCAATCATGGCGGAACGCGTCATGGGGCATTTACCGATAATTTAGGGGCATTGACCAATGATTTTTTCGTGAACCTGACCGATATGGGCAACGTTTGGAAACCTGTTGACAATGGAATTTATGAAATACGTGACCGCGCAACAGATGACTTTAAGTACTCGGCCACCCGGGTCGACCTTGTGTTTGGTTCCAATTCCATTCTACGTTCTTATGCCGAAGTTTATGCGCAAGATGACAGCAAAGGAAAATTTGTAAATGATTTTGTGAAGGCTTGGGTAAAAGTAATGAATGCCGATCGTTTTGATTTAAATTGAGGTAGGCCCTAAAACCGTCGGTTCGAGTTTTTCCATAAGAGAAAAGTATCGAGAACCCGACTTGCCGATAGGCAAGGTTTTCGACTCTAAAACCTTCTTTTCGATACTATTTTTCACTACTGCGCCTTGAAAAATCACTCGAAGTGACGAGTTTTATCTAAAGTTCTCTGCTTGTTAATCTAAGCTATGGATCAGAAAATGAACAGCGCCCATTTGGGCGCTGTTTTTTATGGCATTATTGGTCACTCCAAATGGCCAACTCATTACCCGAAGGGTCTAAGAAATGAAAGCGCCTGCCCCCGGGAAACGAGAAAATATCCATCGAAATTTTTCCTCCCACTTCAACAACCCTTTCCTTGATTGCTTCCAGATTTTTGTGGTACAGCACGACCAAGGCACCGTTCACTATGGGTGCTTCGGTCAATTCAAAACCGCCTTCGAGGCCACTTTCTGAAAAGGCGGTATAGGTAGGGCCGTAATCCGTAAATGTCCAACCAAAGGCCTGGCCATAGAATTTTTTGGTCTCTTCAAGATCTGAAGCTTTGAATTCTACATAATTGATGGGGGTGTTGCTACTCATCACCAACGTGCTTTTTATAGAATTTCCATACTTCATGGGCCACATCGCGCCCCAATTTCAATCCGGCCACATTATCGGCCTGAACATGGTAACCTCCCATGACCCTCGATATTCCGGCCATTTCCGCAGTTTCTGTAAAGGTGGGGAATTTTAGGGTCACCGTATCGCCCAAATGTTGGGGATGTGTTAGTGCACCGGCCACCAATTGCACTTCTTCACCAAACTCATCACTGCCCGTCCATAGCTTTAACGCTTCCCCACAGGCACCGCTGATGGTGCTATGGCCCGAGGTATAACTTGGAAATGGTGGACAAAGAAAAACATCAGGGGAATAGGGCCGCCATTGGTTGCCGTCCATTTCGATCATTCCCTTACCAGGGCCTCCCCAGCCTGTAATGGTCTTACCACCATAATATTCATGCACCAGGGCATAGGGTCGTGCATAGTCATAGAACATTTTTGAATCCCACGAAGCGATAAAACCATCCATGGCCACCACTTGGTTGTAGAAATACATTTTTACGTCTTGATCCAATGTATGATCGTCCCTTCTTGATACATCTTGGGCGAACTTGAGCCAATGCCCCGCCTGTTGCACTGATTTTGGCCCGTCACGCATAAATTCTACCAAGGCCTTTTCTTCATCGGTCAGATTGGCTTGAAGTTCAACCACTTCGGCCACCTCATTTTTCAACTGTTCTGAACCCACGAAAGGGGGTGGGCCAGGTCGGAACTGATCGGCAGATTTTAGGGCAATGGGCCGTACCTTATCCCAAAATGGTGTTAGGCATCCCGGCGCAAATTCGCCCCCTTCACCATCAGAAAAATACTTGGGCTGCCAACGGTTGATATCCACATTTTTATCAGCCGAATTCACGGGTTCATAACCTACGTAATTGAAATAGGGTTCGCCATTGGAGCCTTCTTCCTCACTATACTGGTTGGCCCCGTCGTTCTTTCTAGCTTCAATCACTGCTTTGGCAGCCAGATTTCCTATTCCTGCAGGAGTTGTAGGATCTAGGGACATATCTGAGGGGTCAAGGCCCAATTCTTCTTTCATCCATTTTTCGAACAAGGCCCTGTCAGAATAGTAATATTCGTTCATGGTTCGCAATGCGGCATAACTAATGGCCACTTCTTTGTTCTTAAGGGTCATTTCATCTATGGGCCTTCGCTCAACCCCATCTAAATACACGGGAATCGCTTTTTCATCATAGCGCGACCAAGCATCAAAAACGGCGGTAAAAATGAGTCCCAAATAACGGGAAGTGATCGTGGGTCGGGGGCTAAATCTTTCGGTATCCAAAGCGGTGGCTTCCAAGGCCATTTCACCCCATTGGTATGCTACATTTTCAACCCCCTTGGGTTCGGCTTCGGTTTTTTTAACGGTTGATTTGTCTTTGCAGGAAACGGTCACACAGGCCATAAGGCACAGTGCCAATATCTTCTTCATTTGAATGCGGTATTTATCGGTTTGTCAAAGATTCAAAAATAAAGATTGTCCCTGATACCTTTACTGACGAAAATCAGTTAAAATTTGCTCCATGGCACCCACGACTTCCTCAGCATTTTCTTTAGAGAAACACAAAGGGGGCTTGCTTTTGATGACGTTATCGGCGGGGCCATCGGTACTGATCAAAATATGTCTATTTCGAAGCTCATTTTTTAAATGCTGTGCCAATGGGGTGTCGGGCTCTCTGGTGCCTTCTTTCACCATATCGATACCGATAAAAAGTCCTGATCCGCGAACATCACCGATACAAGAATGATCGTTTTGCAATGCTCTTAAAAGCTGTTGGTAATAATTGCCGACCTCCAAAGCATTTTGTTGAAGGTCTTCTTCTTCGATAACCTCGAGCACGGCCATACCTATGGCACAGGAAACAGGATTTCCACCGAAGGAGCTGAAGAATTCGACACCCTTTTCGAACGAAGCCGCGATTTTATCGGTGGTGACCACCGCACCGATGGGATGCCCATTGCCCATGGGCTTGCCCAAGACCACTATATCAGGAACCACGCCTTGCTGTTCAAAGCCCCAGAAGACATCGCCCAAACGCCCAAAACCGGTCTGTACCTCATCACTTATACATACTCCGCCTTGGGTACGAGTGGCCTCATAAACAGGCTTGAGGTAATTCTTTGCCAACGGTATTTGACCGCCACACCCCACGATGGGTTCTGAAATAAAAGCGGCCAAAGGCTCAGAAAGGCCTTTTATGTTTTCAATGGCTTCTTCAGAATAAATTTTGCCTGCCGTTCCATCATTTTGGGTATAGGGCCCCCTAAAGGTGTCGGGCAATGTTGTTTTGTAAATATGGGACCGCTGCCCCTGCCCTTTGGCATTATTGAATTTATAGTCGCTAATGTCGATACCGATCTGCGTATTGCCATGGTATCCATGTTCCATAACCATTAGGTTTCGAGTTTCGGTATGGGCTTTTGCCAATCGAATGGCCAAGTCGCTGGCGGCACTCCCCGAGTTTACAAAAAACACCTTGTTCAAGGGCTCTGGAAATGTAGCGAGCAAACGTTCTGCATAATTCGGCAAAAGATCATACAGATATCGGGTATTGGTATTCAATAGGCCCATTTGTCGTTGCCCGGCTTCCACTACCTTGGGGTGTTGATGCCCCACATGGGGAATATTATTGTAAGCATCCAAAAAGCAATTTCCTTGCGAATCGAACATATATTGAAATGCCGCCCGCTCCATCACTATGGGTTTTTGATAGCTAATGGAAAGGGTTTTGCTGAGGTGCTTATTTCTATGCGCCACTGCATTTTTAACGGTATCCCCATACTTCTTGGGAAAGCTCAACGCTTCCCTAAAGCAGTTTTCCGCTTTTTTCGGACCGATTCGCAACCATTTGTACACTAAAGACCATGCTTTTTCTTCGCTGACCGAGGCATATTTGTTATCTGGATTTACCCTTGCGGCATGGGCCGAATTGCAGACACTGGTGCAGAGCCGTGCGGCGATGAGGTAGTAAAGACTACCGATCTCTTCTTCGGATAGGGGCAATGTTTTGTGGTAAGCTTTCAAAAAAGGCTTTGCCCAGGTCAAGGGATCTTCTTTGTCGTAGCAGATGTATGTCAGGGCAATGGCCACTTCGTTGATGACAGGAGAGTGGGCAAGGTCACCAAAATCGATCAGCCCCGAAACGTAACCGTTCTTCATCAAAATGTTCCATTCGTTGGCATCGTTATGGATGACCGATTTTCGCAGTTTGGGCAACAAGGGCAGCACTTGCCGCTCATACTGCTGAAAAAAGTGACGTACCAGGTTACGCTTTTGCGGATCTGGTATGGCAGCAAGGTGTCTTTTATTGAGGGGGAGGTATTGCAGATCCCACTCCCATTGGCGTGCCCTAAGGGCGATATGGTCAAAATCGAACAGTTGCCTGTCCAATTTGGCCAAAAAGCTTCCGAGCGAGGCCACCATGCTTTCATTGACGGTAACATCACCCATAAAACTTCCCTCAAGAAAAGAGAGCATTCGACACCACGAAAGATTTCCGTCTACCTCAAATAGCTTTATAAATGAACCGTCAGAAAAAGGTAGTGGTTCGGGAACCGCTTCAAATCCTTTTTTCCTCAAAAACAAAAGTGTGTCGTTTTCTGCCTCGAGCAAAGACCTTTCGATGGCCGCTTTTGGATAGGTCTTGAAAATAAATTTTTGCCCTTCATTTTCGACCAAATAGTTTTTGTTGTCATATCCGTCAAGTTGTCTGACACTATGACTTTTAAAACCAAAGGCTGTTTTGAGAAGTTCGGCTATCACCGTCTTGGGTTTTACTCGATAAGCGAAGATAGGGCAATAGGGTTTAAAAATCGTAGCGCAATCGAAGACCGGCAAAATAGTTGCGGCCATTGCCCGGGTAGAAGAAGCGGGGCTGATTGCCGCCAAAGCCCACGGCATTCACCAGCACAGATTGGGCGTAGTTGGTATCAAAAAGGTTGTTCACACCAAAATTCAGTCCCCCATTCAATTTATCAAAGATTTCAAAGCCATATCGAAGTTGTGCATTAAAAACGTTGAATGCCTCACTGCTCAACAAATTTGAATCGGTCAAGGGTATTTCATCGACGAACTGATGGGTAAGATTGAAAATGAAACCTTTGGTATGCCTAAAGGTCATCCCAGAATTGATACGGTGTCTGGGTACTCCAGCCAAGGCATTGCCAGAGAAATCAGTGTCGCCATCGATAAAATCAACGAAAACATGATCGCTATAACTGTAGCTTACCCTTGGGATCACTTGCCATTCTTCAGAAATATTGCCTATATAGTTCATGTCGAGCTCAATACCTTGGTGTTTGGTTTCCCCGGCATTTCTGCCGATGAACAGGTCTTCGTCAATACGTTCGGCGACCAAGAGGTCGGTAATGTTCATACGATATATCGAGGTGCTGATGTAGAATCGACTGTTGAATAGTGAAAACACCCCGCCCAGTTCATAGCTCATACCTTTTTCCTGTTCAATATCTGGATTGATGGTACCTTCTGGGGTCAAGGTCTCTTCTAGACCGGGATTCGAGAACCCGCGGCCCACATTTGCAAAGAACCTGCCATTTCTTACCGCATAGGTCAATGCGAAACTGGGAAGCAGAATAGGGTCGAAATCCCTTCGGGCCGATGTATTTTCGCTATCTGTATTGAACAGATCTCTAAAATCATAAGTGGTCTTGTTGAAATTGATACCAACCTGCGCTTGTAGTCTATCGGATATCTGAAAAGCATAGACCCCAAAAAGATTCAGTTGTGAACGAAATTCTTTGTTATTGCTCAATTGGGCACCTTGCAAGCTTCCGTTACCATCATTATCACGGAATTGGTTAAAAAAGGTCTGCCAATTGTATTCGTCACGATAAAGCTCACCGCCAATGGTAAAGGTTCCTTTGAACAGCTTTCCCTCGGTGATCGACCTAAAGCCAAAGCCATTGGTAAACTCATCCAAGATATTGAAGGGTCGTGGCTCGTAATGGTCTAGATAGGTATAAAAGACACTATTGATCGTCTTTAGATCAGGGTTGAAGTCGTGGCTATACGATAGCCCGGCCAAAGTGTATTTATTGTCTTCAAAACCTCTTGCTGCCAACCAATTGGCCGCAGCCCTACGGGGGTCTTCTTGAAAATCGGTCTCATCGATCGAACTGGGGATATTTGCCGTGTAATCTATGTAATTGACCAAAAAACCAAGTATACCTTTTTCATGTAGCCGAACTGAAGAAGTCAATAAGAAACCATCTCGTTCAAAACTGTTGTTCTGGCGAAAACCATCGGTTTGAAGATGGTTGTAACCCAAGTTGATGTTAAAATCTTTTTCAGAATGCCGAAAGGCAAGGTTGTTCTTCACCATGTTGAAAGAGCCAAACGTAAATGCATTGTTGAGAAAAGTGCTACCGACCTTGGGCGGTTTGGTAGTTAGTACGATAGCCCCTCCCAAATTGGCACCCAACGAAGTGCCTTTAGGCCCTTTTACCACCTCGATCCTTCCCATGTTCTCAAAGTCATAGGCTTCGATGGTCGAAACCCCGGTGCCATTGGTCACGGGAATTCCATTAAAATACATCCTGAGCTTATCGGTGCCAAAAGGGGTACGAGCCCCTACGCCCCGAATGGTGATCCTGTTGGTGTTCAAAGCTCCGGAGAGCACATATAGGCCGGAAATTTGATTGAGACCCGCCGCAAAATCAATAGGGCTGAACTGCTCCAAATCAGCTGTGCCCAAACTCGAAGACTCGGTGATGCCCACTGCTTTTTTTTCGATGAAATCCTCTAAAAGGATAATCTCATCAAGAGAAGTAACAGAATCATTTTGCACCTGTGAAACGGTAATACCAGAAATCAAAAAGAGTATTGGTAGGAAGATTTGGCCAAGTCGGTGCATGGGTCTAAAAATAGCTATTTTTGAAGCAAACTAAAGATGAATGAGAATAGTTTCATATAACGTCAATGGCGTTCGGGCAGCACTCAATAAGGGGTTGGTAGATTGGTTAAGGTCGGTCGATGCCGATGTAGTGTGCCTGCAAGAGATCAAAGCGATGAAAGAACAGGTCGAGACAAGACTTTTTGAAGAAATCGGCTATGAACACCATTATTGGTTCAGTGCAGAAAAGAAAGGCTATAGTGGGGTGGCACTGCTTTGCAAACAAAAGCCTGACCATATTGAATATGGCACGGGCATCGATTATATGGATTCTGAGGGAAGAAACCTTCGCGCCGATTTTGGTGATCTACATATCATGAGCCTTTACCTACCCTCAGGAACCAACTTGGCTCGATTGGAGCATAAGCTCACGTACATGGCCGATTTTCAGAAGTATGTCGACCGGTTGCGAAAAACGCATGAAAACCTAATCGTTTGTGGCGATTACAACATCTGCCATAGAGCGATAGACATTCATGATCCCGTTCGAAATAAAAATGTCTCTGGTTTTCTTCCTGTTGAGCGAGAGTGGATAGGCAACTTCATCAACAGTGGGTTTATCGACAGCTTTCGCCATTTTAACCAAGAACCCCATAATTATACCTGGTGGAGCTATCGCGCCAACGCTCGCGCCAACAATAAGGGTTGGCGATTAGATTATGGCATGGTGAACGATAGTTTGAAAAATCGGTTGAAACGTTCTGTCATTCTATCAGAAGCGAAACATAGTGACCATTGCCCCGTACTTTTAGAAGTCGATTGATAACCTTTATTTAAAAAGACACTTCATTACAGAATAGTTAATTTTGCCATCGAACTAAAAAAGCCATGAAATACACCTTTCTTCCACATACAAACATCCGTGTCAGTAAAATATGCTTGGGCACGATGACCTGGGGCCGACAGAATTCTGAGGAACAGGCCCATGAACAAATGGACCATGCCGTGGATAGGGGAGTCAATTTCTTTGATACCGCTGAGATGTACCCCATTCCTCCCAAAAAGGAACTATATGCCGTAACGGAAGAGTTCATCGGAAATTGGTTCAAGAAAACCAAAAAGCGCGAAGAAATCGTGTTGGCGACCAAGATTGCGGGCAGGGCCGATTTTACCAAACATATCAGAGCGACAGGCTTTAGCAAAGAGGCCATTATTTCTGCCGTGGATGCCAGTCTTGAACGACTTCAGACCGATTATATCGATCTTTACCAATTGCATTGGCCTGAACGAAACACCAATTATTTTGGGCAACGCGGCTACAATGCCGATATGGCAGATCTCTGGGAAGATAACATTCACCAAATCTTGGAAACCTTGCGTGATCTGGTCGAAGCAGGAAAGATTCGCCATGTAGGGCTTTCAAATGAAACTCCGTGGGGCACTATGCGATTCTTAGAGGAAAGCAAGGTACATCGTATGCTACCACGGATGATTACCATACAGAATCCGTATAGTTTGTTGAACCGCTCGTTTGAAGTGGGCCTTTCAGAGGTTTCCATGCGTGAAAAAATAGGGCTACTGGCCTATTCGCCCATGGCCTTTGGGGTGTTGAGCGGTAAATATTTGGGAGACGTGCAACCCAGAAAGGCTCGGTTGACCCTTTTTCCGACGTACAGTCGATACAGCAGTGAAACGGCTACCGAAGCCACCAAAAAATATCAAGCCCTTGCCAATGACCATGGCCTGTCTTTGGCACAAATGGCCTTGGCCTTTGTGAACACACGGGCCTTTTTGACCAGTAATATCATCGGGGCCACTACTATGGGGCAGCTAAAGGAAAATATTGAAAGTATCGATGTGGAATTATCGAGTGAACTGTTGGAAGGTATCGAAGAAATTCACTCGGCGATTCCCGATCCGGCACCTTAGTTTTTGTTCGGCAGGGCATATGCCCGATATTCATCACCAGACTTAGTGCCCATTTTGCCGCCGCCGCAGGCAATGACCAAGAATTGTTTCCCATTTACTTCATAAGTAGCGGGAGTGGCGTAACCTCCTGCAGGTAATCGGTCTTCCCATAGTTGTTCACCCGTCACCATATCAAAGGCACGTATCTTCTCATCATTGGTGGCTGCAATGAACAATACACCACCCGCGGTGACAACGGGGCCACCATAGTTTTCGGTACCCGAGACAGGTATGTTGGGGTCATTCAATTCTTCTTCATGGCCCAAGGGAACCGTCCATACATATTCGCCGGTATTCAGATTGATGGCATTTAGTGTTCCCCATGGGGGTTTTACAACGGGGAAACCTCGGTCATCTTTAAATCTTCCAAAACCTGCAACGGCATAAGGAACTTTGATCGAAGTTTCTTCTACACGATGATCGGTTTCCATTTCAAGTCCGGAAATGAAATGGGCCACTGCATCAATTTCATCATCGGATAAATTGGGCACACCGGGCATGGCCCCTTTTCCATTTTTGACAATGCTTATGACGGAATCTAACCCAAATCGACTTTTTACAGTCTGCAGTTCTGGAATACCGGCCAATCCCTGCAATTCACCACCATGGCATCTAGCACAATGAATTTGCGTCAGTGCTTCTCCTGGATGCGTATTGTCGCCATCATTTTCCTTAACTTCTCTCATTCGCACAATCCAGGCCATTTCATTGGAATTCACGTACATCACGCCGTTTCTTGGATCTAGTGCCGCCCCACCCCATTCCGCTCCACCATCGGCACCGGGATAGAGAATGGTCCCCAAGGTATCAATTGGGACAAACTGCCCTTTGGAAGCCACCCTTCTCAATTTTTCCAAGACGGTAGGGGGATCGATATTTTGGTCTTTGTCCACAAAATCATCGACAAAAGCAGGTCGGTTAGGTTCGTACAGATCATCCTCCGTGAGCATTTGTCGAGCAAATGGTCTGGGTTTCGTGGGAAGGGGCTGTGTAGGGTGGGCCTTTTCGCCCTTTAGAAGTGATGCAGGATATTCTTTTTCTTCAATGGGGAACAAAGGGTCTCCGGTAACTCGGTCAAACACAAAAATATGGCCGCTTTTGGTGACTTGGGCAACTGCCGGAATTTTCTTGCCGTTACGTTCCATTTCGAAAAGGTTCGGAGGGGCGGGCAGATCCCTATCCCATATATCATGATGTACAAATTGAAAATGCCAAAGACGTTTACCGGTTTCAGCATCAAGCGCCAAAAGACAATTGGCAAATAAATTCTCTCCATGTCGGTCGCCCCCATACCAGTCGAAAGCCGCAGAACCAGTGGGAAGATAAACAATGCCCTTCTCCTCATCTAAGGCAATACCCGACCAACTGTTGGCACCCCCTACGGTTTTGTAGGCCTCTTTGGGCCAAGTTTCATACCCGAATTCTCCGGGTTGGGGAATGGTATGGAAAATCCATTCAATTTCACCGGTGATGACGTTATAGGCTCGAATATGACCGGGAGAAGAACCTGGGCCTTCACCTACCCGGGTTCCCATGATGAGCAGATTTTTATAGACAACCCCAGGGGTGTTTGCCACCACCGATAATTTTTCGGGATTTCTGCCAAGGCCATTGCGCAGATCGATGTGTCCGTTATCGCCAAAGTCAGTAATCGATTTACCATTTTCAGCGGTAACGGCATATAGCTTGGTGCCGGCAGAAAAGAAGAGACGGCTTTTTTCATTTTCGTTCGATGCCCAATATACCAGTCCGCGGTTGAGCCCGAGACCTGACTCATCTTTTTCTTTTGGGTTAAATTTCCATAATTCTCCACCAGTGGCAGCATCTAAGGCAAACAGTTCAATTGCGGCATTTACACCATAAAGCTTATCTCCAATAATCAGTGGATTGGTCTGTATTTGTGTGGTTCGCCCCTCTTCTAGACCCCCGCTTTGGTAGGCCCACGCCAATTTTAAACCTTCCACGTTCGAGGTGTCTATTTGTGATAGGCTGGAGTAGTGCGACCTACTGGAATCACCCAAGTAATCTTGCCAAGTGCTAAAATCAGGATTGTCGTCAATACGTTTTGACGAATCATTTCCGCAAGCTAGCAGAAATAGCGCCATCAATGGAAATATAGTTTTTAGCATGGTCGGTTTTATTTTAAAGATAGGAAATAGGAGCGAAGAGATT is a window from the Muricauda sp. SCSIO 65647 genome containing:
- a CDS encoding vanadium-dependent haloperoxidase, giving the protein MKKILALCLMACVTVSCKDKSTVKKTEAEPKGVENVAYQWGEMALEATALDTERFSPRPTITSRYLGLIFTAVFDAWSRYDEKAIPVYLDGVERRPIDEMTLKNKEVAISYAALRTMNEYYYSDRALFEKWMKEELGLDPSDMSLDPTTPAGIGNLAAKAVIEARKNDGANQYSEEEGSNGEPYFNYVGYEPVNSADKNVDINRWQPKYFSDGEGGEFAPGCLTPFWDKVRPIALKSADQFRPGPPPFVGSEQLKNEVAEVVELQANLTDEEKALVEFMRDGPKSVQQAGHWLKFAQDVSRRDDHTLDQDVKMYFYNQVVAMDGFIASWDSKMFYDYARPYALVHEYYGGKTITGWGGPGKGMIEMDGNQWRPYSPDVFLCPPFPSYTSGHSTISGACGEALKLWTGSDEFGEEVQLVAGALTHPQHLGDTVTLKFPTFTETAEMAGISRVMGGYHVQADNVAGLKLGRDVAHEVWKFYKKHVGDE
- a CDS encoding aldo/keto reductase is translated as MKYTFLPHTNIRVSKICLGTMTWGRQNSEEQAHEQMDHAVDRGVNFFDTAEMYPIPPKKELYAVTEEFIGNWFKKTKKREEIVLATKIAGRADFTKHIRATGFSKEAIISAVDASLERLQTDYIDLYQLHWPERNTNYFGQRGYNADMADLWEDNIHQILETLRDLVEAGKIRHVGLSNETPWGTMRFLEESKVHRMLPRMITIQNPYSLLNRSFEVGLSEVSMREKIGLLAYSPMAFGVLSGKYLGDVQPRKARLTLFPTYSRYSSETATEATKKYQALANDHGLSLAQMALAFVNTRAFLTSNIIGATTMGQLKENIESIDVELSSELLEGIEEIHSAIPDPAP
- a CDS encoding exodeoxyribonuclease III — encoded protein: MRIVSYNVNGVRAALNKGLVDWLRSVDADVVCLQEIKAMKEQVETRLFEEIGYEHHYWFSAEKKGYSGVALLCKQKPDHIEYGTGIDYMDSEGRNLRADFGDLHIMSLYLPSGTNLARLEHKLTYMADFQKYVDRLRKTHENLIVCGDYNICHRAIDIHDPVRNKNVSGFLPVEREWIGNFINSGFIDSFRHFNQEPHNYTWWSYRANARANNKGWRLDYGMVNDSLKNRLKRSVILSEAKHSDHCPVLLEVD
- a CDS encoding aminotransferase class III-fold pyridoxal phosphate-dependent enzyme, whose product is MIAELLKTAFGFKSHSVRQLDGYDNKNYLVENEGQKFIFKTYPKAAIERSLLEAENDTLLFLRKKGFEAVPEPLPFSDGSFIKLFEVDGNLSWCRMLSFLEGSFMGDVTVNESMVASLGSFLAKLDRQLFDFDHIALRARQWEWDLQYLPLNKRHLAAIPDPQKRNLVRHFFQQYERQVLPLLPKLRKSVIHNDANEWNILMKNGYVSGLIDFGDLAHSPVINEVAIALTYICYDKEDPLTWAKPFLKAYHKTLPLSEEEIGSLYYLIAARLCTSVCNSAHAARVNPDNKYASVSEEKAWSLVYKWLRIGPKKAENCFREALSFPKKYGDTVKNAVAHRNKHLSKTLSISYQKPIVMERAAFQYMFDSQGNCFLDAYNNIPHVGHQHPKVVEAGQRQMGLLNTNTRYLYDLLPNYAERLLATFPEPLNKVFFVNSGSAASDLAIRLAKAHTETRNLMVMEHGYHGNTQIGIDISDYKFNNAKGQGQRSHIYKTTLPDTFRGPYTQNDGTAGKIYSEEAIENIKGLSEPLAAFISEPIVGCGGQIPLAKNYLKPVYEATRTQGGVCISDEVQTGFGRLGDVFWGFEQQGVVPDIVVLGKPMGNGHPIGAVVTTDKIAASFEKGVEFFSSFGGNPVSCAIGMAVLEVIEEEDLQQNALEVGNYYQQLLRALQNDHSCIGDVRGSGLFIGIDMVKEGTREPDTPLAQHLKNELRNRHILISTDGPADNVIKSKPPLCFSKENAEEVVGAMEQILTDFRQ
- a CDS encoding TonB-dependent receptor domain-containing protein; protein product: MHRLGQIFLPILFLISGITVSQVQNDSVTSLDEIILLEDFIEKKAVGITESSSLGTADLEQFSPIDFAAGLNQISGLYVLSGALNTNRITIRGVGARTPFGTDKLRMYFNGIPVTNGTGVSTIEAYDFENMGRIEVVKGPKGTSLGANLGGAIVLTTKPPKVGSTFLNNAFTFGSFNMVKNNLAFRHSEKDFNINLGYNHLQTDGFRQNNSFERDGFLLTSSVRLHEKGILGFLVNYIDYTANIPSSIDETDFQEDPRRAAANWLAARGFEDNKYTLAGLSYSHDFNPDLKTINSVFYTYLDHYEPRPFNILDEFTNGFGFRSITEGKLFKGTFTIGGELYRDEYNWQTFFNQFRDNDGNGSLQGAQLSNNKEFRSQLNLFGVYAFQISDRLQAQVGINFNKTTYDFRDLFNTDSENTSARRDFDPILLPSFALTYAVRNGRFFANVGRGFSNPGLEETLTPEGTINPDIEQEKGMSYELGGVFSLFNSRFYISTSIYRMNITDLLVAERIDEDLFIGRNAGETKHQGIELDMNYIGNISEEWQVIPRVSYSYSDHVFVDFIDGDTDFSGNALAGVPRHRINSGMTFRHTKGFIFNLTHQFVDEIPLTDSNLLSSEAFNVFNAQLRYGFEIFDKLNGGLNFGVNNLFDTNYAQSVLVNAVGFGGNQPRFFYPGNGRNYFAGLRLRYDF
- a CDS encoding VOC family protein → MSSNTPINYVEFKASDLEETKKFYGQAFGWTFTDYGPTYTAFSESGLEGGFELTEAPIVNGALVVLYHKNLEAIKERVVEVGGKISMDIFSFPGGRRFHFLDPSGNELAIWSDQ
- the katG gene encoding catalase/peroxidase HPI → MDHSHNGNGDASQCPFLKGANTTIAETSVTGWWPNTLNLDILHQHDTKTNPLGEDFDYQEELKKLDVEGLKKDLHELMTDSQDWWPADWGHYGGLFIRMAWHAAGSYRVSDGRGGGGTGNQRFAPLNSWPDNASLDKARRLLWPIKKKYGNAVSWADLLILAGNIAYESMGLKTFGFGFGREDIWHPERDTYWGSEKEWLAPSENRYENLDDASTLENPLAAVHMGLIYVNPEGVNGNPDPAKTAFHIRETFARMAMNDEETVALTAGGHTVGKAHGNGDAGALGPEPEGAPIEEQGFGWTSPTDGKGRTAVTSGLEGAWTTHPTKWDNGYFEMLFNHEWELKKSPAGAQQWQPVDIAEEDMPVDVEDMTTRTSPIMTDADMAMKIDPIYKEISLRFKNDFDAFSDAFARAWFKLTHRDMGPKARYFGPDVPKEDLIWQDPVPAGKKDYDAAAVKAKIEATDLTVSELVSTAWDSARTFRGSDMRGGANGARIRLAPQNTYEANEPERLNKVLGVLEPIAAEFGISVADVIVLAGNVGVEKAAKAAGYTIEVPFAPGRGDATAEQTDAASFEVLLPFADGFRNYQKQEYASSPEEMLLDRSQLLGLTAVEMTVLIGGMRVMGTNHGGTRHGAFTDNLGALTNDFFVNLTDMGNVWKPVDNGIYEIRDRATDDFKYSATRVDLVFGSNSILRSYAEVYAQDDSKGKFVNDFVKAWVKVMNADRFDLN